The following proteins are co-located in the Osmia bicornis bicornis unplaced genomic scaffold, iOsmBic2.1, whole genome shotgun sequence genome:
- the LOC114881320 gene encoding uncharacterized protein LOC114881320: protein MEGVAGPPTETPPRRNPSGTFVGSGQRMMIINLYKNMKMEDPELRYRLLVKLISQKLGIGELTISKTITEFKATGDVRSPNKRKIRCNVLEKTSESDILAIRRKVHEFWLNKEIPNVRKILTRVNEDANLPAFTYSSLYRLLKRMEFKYIVRGRNSAMIDKEYIVSWRQKYVHAIQNYRSDGRPIYYLDETWVNAGDVRRKLWVDTSVTSPKNAAERGLTTGIPPPANKGKRLIVAHIGSTDGFIPEGFLCFESKKNTADYHDEMNGDTFFDWFRTFLPML, encoded by the exons ATGGAGGGAGTTGCTGGCCCGCCTACCGAGACTCCACCAAGGAGAAATCCTTCGGGAACG TTCGTTGGATCTGGCCAACGAATGATGATAATCAATTTGTATAAGAATATGAAGATGGAAGACCCAGAACTGAG GTATAGGCTCctcgtgaaattaatttcgcAAAAACTTGGAATTGGAGAACTGACAATATCCAAAACTATCACCGAGTTTAAAGCCACGGGAGATGTGCGCTCGCccaacaaaagaaaaatacgcTGCAATGTCTTAGAAAAAACGTCGGAGAGCGATATTCTTGCGATACGCAGGAAGGTGCACGAGTTCTGGTTGAACAAGGAAATTCCGAACGTGAGGAAAATTTTAACTCGCGTAAATGAAGACGCGAATTTACCAGCCTTCACATACTCGTCCCTATACCGGCTGTTGAAACGGATGGAGTTCAAATATATTGTTCGTGGGCGCAATAGCGCCATGATTGATAAAGAGTACATCGTGTCGTGGCGCCAAAAATACGTACATGCAATCCAAAACTATCGTTCTGACGGACGACCCATTTACTACCTGGATGAGACCTGGGTAAATGCGGGTGATGTTAGGCGCAAACTATGGGTGGATACATCCGTCACCAGTCCCAAAAATGCAGCTGAGAGGGGTCTCACAACAGGAATCCCGCCACCGGCAAACAAAGGAAAGAGGCTAATAGTAGCCCACATCGGGTCGACAGATGGGTTTATACCCGAAGGCTTCCTCTGTTTCGAGTCGAAAAAAAATACTGCTGACTACCACGACGAAATGAACGGCGATACATTTTTCGATTGGTTTAGAACTTTTCTGCCCATGCTATGA
- the LOC123989258 gene encoding uncharacterized protein LOC123989258, with amino-acid sequence MDNAPYYSVKIEKYDDMSWKKSDIISWLVGKGETVQPHYVKAQLLDLTRKYKRENNYVIDEYAKLNGHEVLRLPPYHCELNPNELAWANVKDYVRARNTSYKLSDVKTLLIEAIENVSAESWQNFIRHTIKEENRVRRLDNITDTILDEGDEWEHPSESDSDIDSEIDTDV; translated from the coding sequence ATGGACAATGCCCCCTACTATAGCGTTAAAATTGAGAAATATGACGACATGAGTTGGAAGAAAAGTGATATCATTTCATGGCTGGTGGGTAAGGGGGAAACGGTACAGCCCCATTATGTAAAAGCACAATTGTTGGATCTCACGCGCAAATATAAGCgtgaaaataattatgttaTTGACGAATATGCCAAACTAAATGGCCATGAAGTATTACGCCTTCCCCCTTACCATTGTGAACTAAACCCCAACGAATTAGCATGGGCAAACGTTAAAGATTACGTGAGAGCGCGAAATACTAGTTATAAACTATCTGACGTCAAGACACTACTAATTGAAGCCATCGAAAATGTTTCGGCCGAGTCGTGGCAGAATTTTATTCGCCATACGATAAAGGAGGAGAATAGAGTACGTCGACTCGACAACATTACGGATACCATTTTGGATGAAGGTGATGAGTGGGAGCACCCATCCGAATCCGACAGCGATATCGACAGCGAGATAGACACCGACgtgtaa